A section of the Ranitomeya imitator isolate aRanImi1 chromosome 7, aRanImi1.pri, whole genome shotgun sequence genome encodes:
- the LOC138646067 gene encoding sporozoite surface protein 2-like — MGTFSYVAVLGNYMSSKQNPDWYLNPNHNPGRLVPEPKQNPDWYLNPNHNPGRYLNPNHNPDWYLNPSSNPDWYVNPNSNPDWYLNPNPNPHWYLNPNPNPHWYLNPNNNPDWYLNTSSNPDWYLNPSSNPDWYLNPNHSPDRYLNPNHNPDWYLNTSSNPDWYLNPNHNTDWYLNPNHNPDWYLNPSSNPDWYLNPNHNPDWYLNHNHNPDRYLNPNHNPDWYLNPSRNPDWYLNPNSNPDWYLNPNHNTDWYLNPNHNPDWYLNPSSNPDWYLNPNHNPDWYLNHNHNPDRYLNPNHNPDWYLNSSSNPDWYLNPNSNPDWYLNPNHNPDWYLNPNRNPDWYLNPNSNPDRYLNPNHNPDWYLNSSSNPDWYLNPNSNPDRYLNPNHNPDWYLNSSSNPDWYLNPNSNPDRYLNPNHNPDWYLNPSSNPDWYLNPNSNPDWYLNPNHNPDWYLNPNRNPDWYLNPNSNPD, encoded by the exons TTTTGGGAAATTATATGAGCTCCAAGCAGAACCCAGACTGGTACctgaaccccaaccataacccaggCAG ACTGGTACCTGAACCCAAGCAGAACCCAGACTGGTACctgaaccccaaccataacccaggCAGGTACCTGAACCCCAACCATAATCCAGACTGGTACCTGAACCCAAGCAGTAACCCAGACTGGTACGTGAACCCCAACAGTAACCCAGACTGGTACctgaaccccaaccctaatccacaCTGGTACctgaaccccaaccctaatccacaCTGGTACCTGAACCCCAACAATAATCCAGACTGGTACCTGAACACAAGCAGTAACCCAGACTGGTACCTGAACCCAAGCAGTAACCCAGACTGGTACCTGAACCCCAACCATAGTCCAGACAGGTACCTGAACCCCAACCATAATCCAGACTGGTACCTGAACACAAGCAGTAACCCAGACTGGTACCTGAACCCCAATCATAATACAGACTGGTACCTGAACCCCAACCATAATCCAGACTGGTACCTGAACCCAAGCAGTAACCCAGACTGGTACctgaaccccaaccataacccagaCTGGTACctgaaccacaaccataacccagaCAGGTACCTGAACCCCAACCATAATCCAGACTGGTACCTGAACCCAAGCAGAAACCCAGactggtacctgaacccaaacagtaacccaGACTGGTACCTGAACCCCAATCATAATACAGACTGGTACCTGAACCCCAACCATAATCCAGACTGGTACCTGAACCCAAGCAGTAACCCAGACTGGTACctgaaccccaaccataacccagaCTGGTACctgaaccacaaccataacccagaCAGGTACCTGAACCCCAACCATAATCCAGACTGGTACCTGAACTCAAGCAGTAACCCAGactggtacctgaacccaaacagtaacccaGACTGGTACCTGAACCCCAATCATAACCCAGACTGGTACCTGAACCCCAACCGTAATCCAGACTGGTACCTGAACCCCAACAGTAACCCAGACAGGTACCTGAACCCCAACCATAATCCAGACTGGTACCTGAACTCAAGCAGTAACCCAGactggtacctgaacccaaacagtaacccaGACAGGTACCTGAACCCCAACCATAATCCAGACTGGTACCTGAACTCAAGCAGTAACCCAGactggtacctgaacccaaacagtaacccaGACAGGTACCTGAACCCCAACCATAATCCAGACTGGTACCTGAACCCAAGCAGTAACCCAGactggtacctgaacccaaacagtaacccaGACTGGTACCTGAACCCCAATCATAACCCAGACTGGTACCTGAACCCCAACCGTAATCCAGACTGGTACCTGAACCCCAACAGTAACCCAGACTAG